Genomic DNA from Oligoflexus sp.:
CCGATGGACTCGATTTTCGAGCTGCAGCTTTTTGTTCTGCTCTTCTTCAATACGCAGACCCATATCAACTTTCAAACGATTGATATCGCTCTCTCGATCGGCTTCCTGAATCTCCTGCAAAACTTTCACATAATTCTGCCGCTCGTCATAAGCTTCCTGATAGCGTCCCATCCCTGCCAGAGCCTGGGCCTTCATATCCAGCAAAAGAATCCGATAATTCTTATCGACCATCGCCTCATCAATGCTTGCGTTCTGAATAGCCTCCAGCGCATCGTTCCATCGACGGGCCCGGATATAGTTGCGGGCCTTGATGCGGTATGTATCCGAAATACTGATGACATCGACACCACTTTCCTTCATGAGCGCAATCGCCTGATCAAAGATCGGCTGGCTCTCGACAAAGCGCCCAGTGAGCCCATAGATTCCACCGAGCGTAGCCAGGGTTTTACCCTCCAGCTTGCGTGAGCCCAGATCACGCGCGTACTGCAACGCGGTTCGGTATTCACGTTCCGCCCAGGGATAATCCTTGCCCTGCCGGGCAATCGTTATTCCCAGCAAACGATGGGCATTCGACAGTTCATGTCGATAGGGCCCCTTTCTGAGAATCTGGATGGTTTCCTGCATAAGCTTCTCAGCCTTTTCCGATTCGCCCTGCGGATCCATGAAGTCGCTTAATTTTTGACGGGCACGGATAAGCGGATAGGCGTCCTCGGGCACCCTTCCCTCCAGGCTCTTCAGAATACGCTGCACATGAAGAAGCCCCGGCGAGACGTCCCCCAGTTCATACTCCAAGTCCGTGGCTTTCAGCAGAATTAGGGCTTCCACATAAGGCCAATCCCGATCCACGGCCACAGTAGCGAGGTTGAGCAGTTCCCGAATAAGAGCCCTTTTTTCACTCTCATCGGATTTTTCGTGACGAGCGATGGCATCCTGCATTCTGCTCAGATGAGCCATAGGAGGGTGATCAAAGCTCTGAATTCTTTCGGCGATTTTCGTCTCTATGTCCGGCGTGAGTCTGACGCCCTCTGTGCGAAGAAAATAGTGAGTTTCCAGCAGCTCTTCTGCGGAAAGCGTGGACGTTTTATCGCGCAGATTTTGAAGGGCCTCTCTTTGGGCCTGAGCAGGATCGTCCATGGCAAGCTGCAGCCAGCTTTGCAAGGTCTTCAGCTGATTGTCCCGAGGACGCGCTGCGGCAGGCTGAAGCATCAGCCCAGCCAGTATCATGAAGGTTTGCAGCCAGGCTTTTCTCATGCGACGGTCGCCTCTTCCGTTGCGGCCGTGTTCAAAACTTCAAAAAGTTCGCGCTCTTCATTCAAACCGCGGATTCGGAAAAACCCATGGCTTCGATACGCAGTCCTGGGAAGATACGGCGTGATCGCTTCCGTGACGAACACAGATCGCGGTGTGGCCAAAGCCTCGACTCGGGAGGCGAGGTTCACCGCCTGACCAATCACCGTATAATCAGCCCGCTTCGGTCCACCAAAACTGCCGACGACCGCACTGCCCTGATGAATGCCGATGCGCATTTCAAAATGTTCATGTTCCGTCAGTTCCCACGAGGCATTGAGGGTTTTCAGGCGCTGATGCATGGCAAAGGCGCAGGCGACCGCTCGACGAGCCTGCTCCTCTGGATCGAGATGCAGCGGCGCTCCGAATATGACCATCACGCAGTCACCAATGAACTTGTCTATGGTGCCGCCATGCTCGAAGACCACATCAGTCATGGCCACAAAAAAATCGTTCAGAATATGGGAAATCGTCGCTGTTCCGAGTCTTTCCGTGGACTGGGTGAACTCACAGAGATCGGCGAAGAGAATGGTGACCAGCTCGGACTTGGCCTTTTGATCCAAACGCGAACGCCCTTCGATAATCTCGGCCACCAGAACGGGCGGCAGAAACCTTTGCAGCACATTGGTTTCGATATACTGATGAAGGCTCCGAATCTCGGCGTTCTTCCTTTTCGTTTTGTAAAAGAGCCAGCCGGTCATGATAAGGACGCCCAGGGCCAGAACGAGTATGGCCAGTATCAATTGGGTCTGACGCTCCTTGCTCGACAGAGCCAGAGACTGGAGTTCATTCTCCTGCTGGAGCAGGCGATTCCTATCCGCGCTTTTCTCAATCTCAAAGTCGATATAGTAGCGCTGGGCGATATTCTGTTTCCGCTCATCGAAGATCTTAAGCTGCTGACTATAGGCCATTTCCAGCTGCTGATAGGCTTTCTCGTAGTCGCCCTGGGCCGCCTGCACTTCGGAATGCAGCCGATGAAAATCCACGGTATCGGTCGGCGACACGAGCCTTTCCATGGCCGGGCTGATCTTCTGCATCAGCTTTTGCGCCTCATCCTTCCGCCCCAAGCTTAGAAGGGCTCTGACCCGATTCAGATCGACCTCCAGCATTCCCCCTTCGTCCCGATAGCGGGCAAAGGTCGGCAGGATCTCGTGCAAAATACCGAGGGCCTCCCGAAACTTTCTTTGCTGATTCTTGACCTTGGCTATATTGAGTCGGGCATAGACTTCACCGATTTCATCCTGGATCTTCACGGCAAAACCATAGGACCTTTGATAAGCGTCCAGAGCCTTATCCCATTGCTGCATCTGCGAGAGGGCATCCCCGTAATAGAAGTAGGTGACAGACCCCAAGTAGCGATAAGGATGCTTCAGGAAATACTGATGAAGCTCCTCAAACATCTCCAGAGCCCTATCCAGACGCACGGAACTATTCACGGTGTAGACAATCGCGAGGCTCCCCAAAAGCCGCAGCCTTTGCAGTTCGTCAGGACTGCTTTGAACGACCTTATAGGCCTCGTGGAAGCTTTTGGCCGCCGCTTCCTCCTGATTGGTCTTCGTATGAAAATACGCCTTCTGCAGGTGAACATTCCCAAGCAGTATGGGGTTTTTGATGTCCTGGGCCATCTTTTGCACCGCCTCCAGCTCCGCATAGCCTCCGGCCGTATACTGCATAGTGGATGAGGATTCCGCCTGATATCTCTGCAAGCGGAACCAGGCCTCCGCCTCGCGGTCGTGCTGCGCCTGAGCCACGGGCAGACTGCTGTCGAGGAAGACCAGCGCCTCTTCATAGCGGCCGAGCTGAATAAGTCCACTCTGCAGTTCAAAGGCCGCTCTCATGAATTCATGCGGGACCTTGGCACTCTCCATACTCTCAAGCTTTTTCCGATTCAAGGCCACGGCCTGGCCCGGATCATCGAGCAGCAACGGACTGATTTGCAAGGGTGGACGCGCCGGGGATTCACTCAGCTGAGACGCAAAAGACAAGGCACTGCTCAAGAGTATGAGCAAAGTCATGAGCCACGCGTCGATGATTAGGCAAATTCTTCCCAAGGACACCTCAACTGTTCGCTCTTTCTGATCGGTATCTTCCCTGTGAATTCAGGGGGCAGCCTTTGCCGTCGGTAAAAACTGAGGCATTCCCCCGCAAGAGGTGACAGGGTTCGCTCGCTTTGCGATAATAAAGGGACTATGAGTTGAAACGCTCAACTCGTCATGGAGGAATTGGGGTGACAAACGTCCAGGATAGTCGCAAGAAAAAGGCAAACGGCCCATCCTCGCTCATGCAAAGGCTCTGGCAGGCGACCTGCACCTACTTCTTCATCGATCGCGCGCATTATCCCGATCGGGGCCGCAGGGCCGAGGCTGTCGTGGCCCTATCGTTCATGCTGGTGTATTCCTGCGCCTGGTTCAGCTACGTCCCGATCTATGGGATTCTCTTTCAAAACAAGGTCGCCGCCCTTGCTGTGGGTCTGATCGGACTTCCGACGGCCCTCGGTGCTCTTTTCATCCAAAGAACGCGTAAGAACCTGGCCGTCGCCTCCGCTCTTCTCAACTATGGCTGCGCTCTTACGCTGATTGGCTGCATCTATGCCACGGGCGGCACATGGTCGCCCATCTATTTCTGGTCCTTTTCTCCAGTCGCTGGCGCCTATCTCCTTTCAGGTTCAAAACATGGAATGGCTGTCACAGCCATAGCAGCCTTAGGGAATGCGATCGTCGCTTTCGTCACGCAGCCCCATCTGAATCCGGATCAGTGGTTCTTCCAATTTGATGTGTTCTCCTCATTCCACGTCGGCTTTATCGCCATGACCGTCTTCTTTTCGCTCACCGTGTTCTCGCTCATCCTCTATATCTTCGAAACCAAACTGAAGCAGGCTCTGCACGAATCGGAAAAAGCCCGACACGAGATCGAGAAGCAAAAGCAGATCGTCGATGAGGCCTTCGCCACGATCAAAGAGCAAATGGCTGAGAACAAAGCCGTCATGAATGCGACGGAAGTGGCTCTCGTCATGATCTTTCCCGGCATGAAAATTGATCTGGAAAAGTCCTCGGCCTACTTTCAGAAACTCTTCCCCGGCATCGACAACTTCTCGCAGGTTCTGCGCAAGATGAAGATCGAAAGCGCCAAGAGTGTTCTGCAGTCGGTGATTGGCGAATCGACACTGACCTGGTCGCTGAATGAATCCTCGTTTCCGCTGGAAGCCATCATTGACGACAATACTCATGAGCTGGAATGGAAGAAGATCGAGAATGACGGCGTGATCACAGCGATCGTCTTCGCGGCCAAAAACGTCCAGCCGCTGCTTGACTCCAAAAAGAAAATGGAAAGCCTGAACCGCTATGCGCAGCTTCTCGTGACCGTGGTCGGTGAGCAGGATGACAACCGCAGTCATGACAAGGAAAAGAAGAATCGGGCGATCATCAAAGCCATCAATCGGCAGATCCCCCAGGTGCGGGAAGCGATTGCCCGGGCTGAAATCAGCCTCGTCGATAACTGGCAGCCGATCTATATCACCCTGCATACGCTGAAGGGTGAAATGAGCAGCTTCAGCTTCAACGACATCAAGGAATTCCTTCACAAGACGGAAGAGCACGTGAAGGATGTTCGCGAGATCATCCGCGTCCATCAGGGCAAGCTGGATCATGAAGCCCGGGAAAAGTTAACGGCGATCAAGGGCAGGCTCATACACGATCTTATCCATATTCAGAACAGTCTGCAGGAGATTCAGGATATCTGCCGTCAAACAGGTGCCGACCAGAACGCGATCCTGATTTCGAGGGAGCGCCTGCAGTATGCGAAGGATGATCCGCATCTGCTCAAGGAGCTGGTTATTGATTCCCTCTATGAAGATGTCCGTGACGTCATCAAGGGCTTTGAGTCGGAGATTTATAAAGTGGCGGGCGATCTTGGAAAACCATCACCCCGTCTTCTGATATCGTCAGGGCGCTATTATCTGACGGATTTCGCCGCTGATAAACTCCGGCAGGCGCTGACGCACATCATCCGCAACTCCCTTGATCATGGCATTGAATCCCGGGATGAACGCCTGCAGAAGGGCAAGAGCGAAATAGGTGAGCTGACCTTCGTCGTCGATGACGACGGCCCTTCGATTCAGATTCGCATTCGGGATGACGGGCGTGGACTCAATCTCGTCGATATTCGGGAAAAAGCCATGGCCCAGGGACTCATTCAGCAGTCGCGCAAGCATTCGCTGCGGGAGATTTCCGAGTTGATCCTTCTGCCAGGCTTTTCCACGACCCGTAACGTCTCCATGGTATCAGGGCGCGGTATTGGAATGGAGGCGGCTCGCGGTTTTATCGCGGATCTGGGCGGGGCGCTCACGCTGCATCTTCTGGATCAGACGGACCATCCGGCTTTGGAACTGCGTCTGTCCATTCCCAAAGCCCATATCCCCGTCACTCCAGATGCCTGGCTCGAAAGCAAAAGCGCTTAGGCTTTGACCAATTGTTGACTTTCGGGGCTTTCAGACACTGTGCTAGGATGCATCGTGCATGAAACCCCGTTCAGCGAGCCATTAAGCGTCTATGTATCAGGATATTCTCAGTCAGCTCGGTCGTACGATCTTTGCCTTGCGCGGTTGGACCTGTGATCCTTTGCCCCCTTACTGGCAGAAAAAGCAGGTTATTATCGGCTTTCCTCACACCACCATCATGGACACCGTGATGGCCTTTTCCGGCTTTGCCATTGTAAAAAAGAAGGGTCATGTCCTGGTTCGCAATCAGGATTTCCGCTGGCCTTATGCCGGGCTTTTGAAAAAACTGGGAGCCATTCCCGTCGATCGCAGTCAATCCACGGGCCTTGTGAAACAAATGGCCAAGGAATTCGCCGAACGCGACGAGTTTCACCTGGCTCTGGTTCCCGAGGGAACACGCCGCGATGTTCAGAAAATCAAAACGGGATTCTGGCACATCGCAAAAGAGGCCAGGGTGCCGATTGTGTGCTGGTATCTCGATAATGCCCACAAAAGAACCGTGTGGGCGGGGCAGCTGATCCCGGGTGATTCCCTGGAAAAGGATCTTGAAACCATTCGTCAGCTGTATGCGAAACTCGGTTACGATATTCCCGGACTATAAAGTTCAGGCCGCGTGGGTCTGCCTTTTAAGACCCAGCTCGATCTGAAAGATCAGAGTTTGAACGCCGGACACCGGATCAGTCTCCACCAATCCACGGCCGGAAATGAGACTCGCCTGATCTTTCGAACTGAACTGATTCTGAAAGATGAGTTCCAGAGCCTGCACGCCGTCCACATGGGTTATACCCTGGGCCTGAGCTTTTATCACCCACTATGCGTCCTTCAAGATAGGATACAAAAATGGAAGTGCCCATCGTCAGGGGCAGGTACGAGAAGAAGAGGATGCGACCAAATTGCCGGGATCGTTGGTGATGCAGATATAAAGAAAACCTGCCAAGGAAAGTGTCACGCCAAAGATAAAAATGATCCGCAGGAGGCGCGCGAGGCGTTGGGACAGCGTGGCTATATCGCAGTAATGGATGGAAAAGTGGATGACATAGGTGCTGGCGAGCAGGCCGGAGGGATTGCCGAGCGCATGCAGCACCCGAGTCAAAAGATCGAGATGCCCCCACCCCAGCTGCATCCAAAGATTGCGGGCCGCAAAAAATCCGAAGCTGAAAACAAAATTAAGACTCAGGATCGCCGAAATATAGATCACGTTAACCATGTAGAGGGATTTTTTCGCGCCCAGCCAAAGAAAGAGGTTATAGAGCAGAACAGAAGTAAGGCCGCCGATCAGAATCCAATAGAGGATACTCGCATAATCTTCGATTTCAGGCGCATAGGCGCGGGTCAGGATCATGGGGCTGACCGGTTATCCACTAGATCGGCATCGCCTGCTCTTCCTCGAGGAATGCATACCTTTCTGTGACCGCTGCATCCTTGCCTTATAGGCAGAAACACGACTATCAAAGTATTCAATACGTAGTTGCCGCTGTCCTGCTATAATCCCCTCTGGCAACCATCCGAGGTATACCGTGAATCAAGAGGCCCTGACCAATCCCCGGCGTCATTGGACGATCACTCGCGAGGCGCTCGCGTTTACCGCCTCGGTTCTGCTTTTTCCCCTGGGTTGGCGCAAAAGCCGGAAAAAAACGGCACGTGCGGCCGATCAAAGGACTGTGGTTTTCATCCATGGTTATCTTGCCAATCGCTCCTCGTTTCTGCCCCTGGCCGGTTATCTTGCAGCCAAGGGCTATCGCTCGCAGCTCAGTTTTGAATATCGCCCGGGCGACAGCATCGAGCAGGCTGCGATCAAGCTAAAGCATTTTTTGAAGAATCATGTCAGGGGTGGGCGCATCGACTTTATCTGCCATAGCCTCGGCGGACTCGTGGCCCGGGTTTATCTGCAGCAGCTCGGCGGCGCGCGACGGGTCGATCGCTGCATCACCATCGCCACCCCGCATCACGGAACGTACAACGCCTATTGGCTTTGGACGCGCGTCGCCCAGGATCTGCGTCCGAGTTCGGAACTTTTGAAACGTCTGGCCGATACCCGTGCGAATGCGGCCAGCGTGAAGTTTCTCGCCATCGGGGGTGGTGCTGATCGCATCGTGCTGCCGCCTCATCACGCGGAGTTTGCGGAAAGCAATCTGCATTTCCCTGATATCGGGCATCAGGGACTTCTGTTTTCACCCAGTGTTTTTCGGCAAATCCAGCAGCATCTGGCCGGTTAAACGTCAAAGTCCGGCGCGAATATGGGTCCGAGCTTATCCAGCTCGCGACCGGCTCGCCCGCGGAAGCCTGCAATATGTCGTCCGGGTTCCGGCGCATAATCCATGACGCTCGCTGTTTTTCTACCCGCTTCCAGAGCGCGACCCTGGCTTGTCGTTAACTTTATATAGTGGACCGCGGTGGCCCCTTTTCTTTTGCCGATACTCACGGTCATGCGGCGCAGATATTCACCGGGATTCAGTTCCAGGATCTGTTCACTTCCGCCGTCACCGCCGTGGCTCAAAGAAAGTCCATCGTCATAGTCCACAGCCAGAGCATCGACCCTATCGCCACTGCGCAGTCGAATGCGAATGAGGCGGGATTTTAAGCCAAGGCGTTCGGTGTCATCAAAATAGTCTCCACCCTGACCTCCGACTTCACCTGGGCTCTGATAAAGCCTCGGCTCCTGAGGAGCGGGAGACGCGCGTTTGCGACCTTCGGAAAGAGAGGCATCTTCACGGGTGATACGCTGCTGACCATTGGCGACATAGAGGGCCTTCGCCATGACCTGCTCCTGACTCAGCTCCTCATGCGGCACATACCAGAATTCGAGTGTGGCGCCTTCCTCTTTTAAATCCATGATTCCGTAACCGTGCCGGGTGCTCTCGAAATAGCGAATGTGCGGATTGAAAAGTTTTACAGCGGCTGCAAAACCACCCTTGGCAATCGTGCCGAGAATGCCCTTGACCTGTTCATCCAGATTGCCCCGGGTCACGCTGGACGGCAGAATTTCGACGCCGGCGGCCCGGCCATCCACTTCAAGATTGGCTGCGAAGGAAAGATGCGCATCGCCTGTGGCCACCAGCGTATTGATGATGCCGTTTTCTGTCAGCACCCTGAGCAACCTTTCCCGGTCAGCAGGAAAACCATCCCACATTTTTTCCGAAATGGGCCGCCCCAGAATTTTACAGGAAGCCATCAGCACCTGATTGCCGAGGATACGCCAGCGGGCCTGCGATTCAATCAATTGGTTTTTCAGCCAGTGAAACTGCTGATCGCCGAGTATGGAGCGGCTGCCGGTTTCCTGGCTCAGGGAATCACGACCGACATGCCGCGTGTCCAGCATAATCAGATCGAGCATGGGACCAAAGGACAGCCGACGATAGATGATGTGATCCTGCGCGGCTTCCGGCCTTCGGAGCGGCACCCATTCATGAAAGGCCCGAATGCTGGCGTCCCGGCCGGCTCTGTGATCGATATCATGATTATCCCAGACTATAATCCAGGGATGCTGCTGGTGCGCATGACGCAAAAAAACATCTTTGCGATAATAACGATAGCGCTGGCGCACGCCTTCGAGTGTTTCGGGATTGCTGGCGTTGACGGGATCGGCCGGCATATTCCTTTGCTCGTCTTCATCCAGGAAATCGTAGATATAGTCACCGACATGGATGATCGCGTCGATATCATTTCTTTGGGCCAGGGCTTCATAGGTATTGAAATATCCTGACCAGATACTGGAGCAGCTGACCAGCGCCAGACAAATCGCCTGCAGATCCGAAGGAGCTGTCCGCGTGCGTCCGACCATCGACCAGCAGTTCATGGCGTAAAAACGGTAGTAATACGTCGTGGAAGGATAAGGAAGAAGGGCATCCACGTGCACCGTGAAATCATTCTCAGTCCTGGCCTCGGCCTCACCCTCGGCGACGATTTTTTCAAAGCCACTATCCAAAGCCGCCTGCCAGCGCACGGGGATCAGGGATGATCCATCGCCGGTCACCCGCGTCCAAAGAATAACGCGATCATGCAGGGGGTCGCCGGATGCCACACCATATTCAAACGTTTGAGCGAGACGCTCCCGTTCACGCCTGCCGATGGCCTCAGGAAGCTGGCGCCATTCAAGCGAAAAGGCCTGACGTTCAGCCACCAAAACACCCACAAGACTCGTTCCTATTTTGAATAGGCTTCGGCGCGAATGAAGCATGATTCACCTCAAAAGTTTAAAAGCCTTGTACCCAAGTCAGCTGACTCGGGCAAGCGAGGTCTTGTAAATTCTCGATTAAGAGAAGAGGCGGGAACGGAGTTCGAATTTTTCCTGCGAACAGTCGATATCAGAAAACGAATCGAGTCGTTCGATCATCGCGCTGACATGCTTTTGATAGGAGGGGGCTTCGACGCGCAGGGGACGATGCTTCAAAGTATTGAGTATGTTCTGCCAGTCCTTTAGAAATTTCTGACTGGCCTCGGTCATATAGGTGGCTGTGAATTTTTCCCAGATATAGTCGATGGCTTCACCCGATGGGTGGATCATGTCGGACTCATAAAAGCGATAGTCACGCAGGTCATCCAGCATGATTTCATGAGCCGGGAAATAAAGGCCGTCATGCCGCGAAAGAAAGTCATGTATTCCCGTCAAAAGAAGGCTTTTGCTCCAGGCGTTTCCTGTCAGCGTATCCTTTACATGGCGGACCGGGCTTAAACTGATAATCAGGGGTGAAGGCAACGGCAGCGTTGCCCGTATGTCCTTCAGCGCCGCCTGGATCTCATCCGTGCGCAGGAGTCTTTTGTTAAACTGATCCATCGGTTTTTTGTGGCAGTTGGCCACCAGCTGCCCGTCGGATTTTCTTTCATAAACCCAGGCCGTGCCCAGCGTTAATAAAACACAGGGTGACAGCTTCAGGACTGCGCGTACCGAGGCAGCGACTTCCCGCCATTTTTCCTGCAGCGCTGCAGGATCCTGCGCAAAAAAGCGACTATGCAGATCATGATGAAAATAGGCCCCATCATTCTCCACGAAAAGCGCAGCATCCAGGTCCGCTTCCGCCGCGGCCAGCCGCAAGAGTTTACTCAGTGCCCAGGGATGAAAGAGCGTCCCGAAGGGCGCATTCAAACCCTGCCATTTGAAGTCCAAAAGCCTCTGCCCTATGTGTTCCGCAAAGCAGGAGCCGAGCGTAAAAATGGGCCGATCCCTCTCCAAAAAAGGGGCCGGCGGCAGGGTCAATTCTGTCCGAAATGGCTTCATATTAACTCCCAGATCACGCCGCGTATTATGGCGGACCCAAGTTCACATTGCAAGTGGCCACACTCAGCCGCTACAGTGCTGCAGATCTTTTTCTCAGGAGCTTTTCACATGCGAAGTCTGAAGTCTCTCTCTTTACTGGCGGCATTCGCCCTCTGTGCGTCGAGCGTACAGGCAGCCAGCAGCAAGGAAGTCACCCGACGCGAAGTAGGCAATCTGGTGATGGAAAATATCCCCGAGATTCCTGGTGCCCTGAAAGACCGCCTCAACCAGTATGAAAATATCCGCTCGGCATCCGCCCTCGGCTGGCTGCCCGGCGAGCAGGGCCTTGTCATCAGCACCCGGTTCGGTGAAGCCTCGCAGCTTCACACCGTGCGCGGGCCGCTTCAGTATCGCAAGCAGATCACTTTCTTCGATGAACCTGTGGGCGCGGCCGATGTCAGTCCGGTCACGCCGCATATCCTTTTTTTGAAGGACAAAGGCGGCAACGAGAATTCTCAGATTTATCTGCTCGATCTGGAATCGGGCCGATCGAAGATGCTGACCGATGGCGAGTCCCGCAATGAATCCGCGCTTTGGGATCACCAGGGCCGCCTGATGGCCTTTGCCAGCACCAAACGCAACGGCCGTGATACCGACGTTTATATTCAGGATCTGAGCCAGCAGAACGCGGGAGCTCAGCTCGTCGTTCAGGAAGGCGGCAGCTGGGAGCCCATGGAATTCAGTTATGATGGAAACCTTCTGCTCGTCTCCCGCACGATTTCCATCAACGAAAATTACCTTTACCTCTACGACCTGAAAGCGAAGAAGCTGGAGCAGATCTTCCCCGGCATGAAAATGGCATTCGGGGCCGCGGCTTTTGCCAAGGACAGTCAGAACATTTTCCTGTCGAACGACAGCCAGGGCGAATTCAAAACGCTTTACGTTTACAATATCGGCACGAAAAGCGCGAAGCCCATCACAGCGAACATCAAATGGGATGTCGATGCCCTGCGCCTTTCCCCGGATGGCAAAACCCTGGTTTTTGAAACCAATGAAGGCGGCATCAGCAAACTCTACAGCCTCGATACCCGAAAATTATCCTATAAAGAGCTGAAAGGTCTTCCCATCGGACAGATCGGCAATTTCACCTTCCATCCCCAGAAAAATAATCTCCTGGCTATGACGCTGTCGTCGGCCCGTTCCTCGGGTGACGTCTTTGTTTACGACCTGAAGAGCAATAAGCTGCAGGCCTGGACAGAGAGCGAAACCGGCGGCCTGAACAAGAATAATTTCGTGGAACCGGAACTCATTTCCTATCCGACCTTTGACGAGGCAGGTGGGCAGCCGCGCCAGATCCCGGCCTTTATCTATAAGCCGCGCAACGCCAAAGGCAAAATCCCCGTTGTGATCAGCATTCACGGCGGTCCCGAGGCTCAATTCCGCCCAGGTTTTTCGGCGAGCTTTCAGTATTACGCCACGGAAATGGGCGTGGCCGTGATCGCTCCCAACGTCCGCGGTTCTTCCGGCTATGGGAAAACCTATTTGACCCTGGATAACGGCTTCAAGCGCGAGGATTCGGTGAAGGACATCGGGGCGCTCCTCGATTGGATCGGAGCGCAGGCGGATCTGGATGCCAGCAAGGTCGTCGTGATGGGTGGATCGTATGGTGGCTACATGACCCTGGCGACGATGACCTATTATAGCGATCGTCTCGCCGGTGGCATTGATACAGTCGGCATCAGTCACTTCATCAGCTTTTTGACCAACACCAAATCCTATCGTCAGGATCTGCGCCGCGTGGAATACGGGGATGAACGCGACCCCGATATGAAGACCTTCCTTGATAAGATCTCGCCCCTGACGAACGTGAAGAAAATTCAGAAGCCGCTTTTCGTCGTGCAGGGCCTCAACGATCCGCGCGTGCCGACCTCGGAAGCGGAGCAGATCGTGAAAGCGGTTCGTGCGAATGGTAACGAAGCCTGGTATCTTTTGGCTAAAGATGAAGGCCACGGCTTCCGCAAGAAAGCCAATCAATCGGTTTATCTGCAAACGACCGTGATGTTCCTGGAGAAGGTCCTCTTCTCGCCCAAGGCCGCCTCGAATCCTTAATCCTTCCTGCAGGCTGGAATCCTTATCCAGCCTGCGTCCCAAATCCGCTCACCGTGATCGTTCCCTGACATTCTTCCGCGATCTGTTTGCATACGCTCCGCAGAACATTTCGTGCGGCCGGCGATTGGCTTTCGCATGGCCGTGGACTAGCTTCCCCGAAGCAGCAACATTTCATACGGAGATCGCCATGCACGCACGTTTGTGTCTTTGGACTTTGTTCGCTTTTTTCACCCAGCCCCTGGCCGCGCAGTTGGATCTGGAGGCGCGGGTCCCACCTGGAGGCGGCAGCGCCTTGAAACTGCAATCCCTTGTATTCAATGGCAGCGGATGCCCTCAGGGAGTGGGCGCTCGCTCTCAGATTCAAGGTGATGTCCTCTGGCTTATCTTCCCCAATGAATTGACAGCGGAATCCGGGCCTGACTCCGCGCCCTCGCAAAGGCGGAAGAATTGCATCGCCACTCTCCGCTTTGCTCC
This window encodes:
- a CDS encoding adenylate/guanylate cyclase domain-containing protein, encoding MTLLILLSSALSFASQLSESPARPPLQISPLLLDDPGQAVALNRKKLESMESAKVPHEFMRAAFELQSGLIQLGRYEEALVFLDSSLPVAQAQHDREAEAWFRLQRYQAESSSTMQYTAGGYAELEAVQKMAQDIKNPILLGNVHLQKAYFHTKTNQEEAAAKSFHEAYKVVQSSPDELQRLRLLGSLAIVYTVNSSVRLDRALEMFEELHQYFLKHPYRYLGSVTYFYYGDALSQMQQWDKALDAYQRSYGFAVKIQDEIGEVYARLNIAKVKNQQRKFREALGILHEILPTFARYRDEGGMLEVDLNRVRALLSLGRKDEAQKLMQKISPAMERLVSPTDTVDFHRLHSEVQAAQGDYEKAYQQLEMAYSQQLKIFDERKQNIAQRYYIDFEIEKSADRNRLLQQENELQSLALSSKERQTQLILAILVLALGVLIMTGWLFYKTKRKNAEIRSLHQYIETNVLQRFLPPVLVAEIIEGRSRLDQKAKSELVTILFADLCEFTQSTERLGTATISHILNDFFVAMTDVVFEHGGTIDKFIGDCVMVIFGAPLHLDPEEQARRAVACAFAMHQRLKTLNASWELTEHEHFEMRIGIHQGSAVVGSFGGPKRADYTVIGQAVNLASRVEALATPRSVFVTEAITPYLPRTAYRSHGFFRIRGLNEERELFEVLNTAATEEATVA
- a CDS encoding ATP-binding protein: MTNVQDSRKKKANGPSSLMQRLWQATCTYFFIDRAHYPDRGRRAEAVVALSFMLVYSCAWFSYVPIYGILFQNKVAALAVGLIGLPTALGALFIQRTRKNLAVASALLNYGCALTLIGCIYATGGTWSPIYFWSFSPVAGAYLLSGSKHGMAVTAIAALGNAIVAFVTQPHLNPDQWFFQFDVFSSFHVGFIAMTVFFSLTVFSLILYIFETKLKQALHESEKARHEIEKQKQIVDEAFATIKEQMAENKAVMNATEVALVMIFPGMKIDLEKSSAYFQKLFPGIDNFSQVLRKMKIESAKSVLQSVIGESTLTWSLNESSFPLEAIIDDNTHELEWKKIENDGVITAIVFAAKNVQPLLDSKKKMESLNRYAQLLVTVVGEQDDNRSHDKEKKNRAIIKAINRQIPQVREAIARAEISLVDNWQPIYITLHTLKGEMSSFSFNDIKEFLHKTEEHVKDVREIIRVHQGKLDHEAREKLTAIKGRLIHDLIHIQNSLQEIQDICRQTGADQNAILISRERLQYAKDDPHLLKELVIDSLYEDVRDVIKGFESEIYKVAGDLGKPSPRLLISSGRYYLTDFAADKLRQALTHIIRNSLDHGIESRDERLQKGKSEIGELTFVVDDDGPSIQIRIRDDGRGLNLVDIREKAMAQGLIQQSRKHSLREISELILLPGFSTTRNVSMVSGRGIGMEAARGFIADLGGALTLHLLDQTDHPALELRLSIPKAHIPVTPDAWLESKSA
- a CDS encoding 1-acyl-sn-glycerol-3-phosphate acyltransferase, with the protein product MYQDILSQLGRTIFALRGWTCDPLPPYWQKKQVIIGFPHTTIMDTVMAFSGFAIVKKKGHVLVRNQDFRWPYAGLLKKLGAIPVDRSQSTGLVKQMAKEFAERDEFHLALVPEGTRRDVQKIKTGFWHIAKEARVPIVCWYLDNAHKRTVWAGQLIPGDSLEKDLETIRQLYAKLGYDIPGL
- a CDS encoding alkaline phosphatase D family protein produces the protein MLHSRRSLFKIGTSLVGVLVAERQAFSLEWRQLPEAIGRRERERLAQTFEYGVASGDPLHDRVILWTRVTGDGSSLIPVRWQAALDSGFEKIVAEGEAEARTENDFTVHVDALLPYPSTTYYYRFYAMNCWSMVGRTRTAPSDLQAICLALVSCSSIWSGYFNTYEALAQRNDIDAIIHVGDYIYDFLDEDEQRNMPADPVNASNPETLEGVRQRYRYYRKDVFLRHAHQQHPWIIVWDNHDIDHRAGRDASIRAFHEWVPLRRPEAAQDHIIYRRLSFGPMLDLIMLDTRHVGRDSLSQETGSRSILGDQQFHWLKNQLIESQARWRILGNQVLMASCKILGRPISEKMWDGFPADRERLLRVLTENGIINTLVATGDAHLSFAANLEVDGRAAGVEILPSSVTRGNLDEQVKGILGTIAKGGFAAAVKLFNPHIRYFESTRHGYGIMDLKEEGATLEFWYVPHEELSQEQVMAKALYVANGQQRITREDASLSEGRKRASPAPQEPRLYQSPGEVGGQGGDYFDDTERLGLKSRLIRIRLRSGDRVDALAVDYDDGLSLSHGGDGGSEQILELNPGEYLRRMTVSIGKRKGATAVHYIKLTTSQGRALEAGRKTASVMDYAPEPGRHIAGFRGRAGRELDKLGPIFAPDFDV